GAAGATGAGTTCGATCTTCCAGTCCATGGGGCGTGCTCTCCTTCTCGAGTGGCGATCTGCTTCATCGTGGCACCGACCCCCGACGGCCGTTGGTTGAGTAGCGCCCGGCGAAGCCGGCCGCGTATCGAAACCACACCCGAACTGCCAAGATTGACCCCATGGCGCTGAACATCACGGGAGATACGGCGGCCGACGAGCTGCTCGGCAACGACGCGTTCGCACTGCTTACGGGCATGCTGCTCGACCAGCAGGTGCCGATGGAATCCGCCTTCGCTGGTCCTGAGAAGATCCGCCAGCGCATCGGCACGATCGACCCGGCGGCGATCGCCGACTACGACCCCGACGCGTTCGTCGACGTGTTCAAACAGACCCCGGCGGTGCACCGTTTCCCCGGCTCGATGGCGGGCCGGGTGCAGGCGCTCGCGGCGGCCGTTCGCGACGACTGGGGCGACGACGCATCCGCCATCTGGACGCAAGGCGACCCCGACGGCGCCGAGGTGCTGCGACGGCTGAAGGCGCTGCCCGGCTTCGGCGAGCAGAAGGCGAAGATCTTCCTGGCGCTGCTCGGCAAGCAGCTGGGATTGAAGGCGAGCGGATGGCGCGAGGCCGCCGGTCACTATGGCGAAGACGGCGTGTATCGCTCAGTCGCCGACATCGTCGACCCCGAGTCGCTCGTCAAGGTGCGTGCCACGAAGCAAGCGGCCAAGGCCGCCGCGAAGGACGCGAAGAGCTGAGGGCGGTCGGCGCTACTCAACCACCGGAGGGGCGAGGCGGCCGAGCACGCGGGACGAGACATCCGCCAGCGCCCGCTTCTCGTGGGGCTCGAGCTGGTCGAGGAAGAGACTGCGAATCGCCATCGCGTGATCGCGCATCGCTTTAAGCAGGGCGAGGCGACCTGCCTTCGTGAGCACGACGAGCGTGCCGCGGGCGTCGGTGTCGTGCTCGACGCGCTCGACGAGCCCGCGGGTCGCCATGCGCGTGAGCTGGTGCGACACTCGGCTCTTTTCCCAGCCGATCTTCTCGCCGAGGGCACTCGGTCGAAGCTGATGCTCAGGAGCCTTGAAAAGCGTGAGCAGAACGCCGTAGTCGCCTTGCGAGATGCCCGCGTCGCGTTGCAGCCGACGGTCGAGCTCGCGTGCCAAGTGGTTGTGCATGGCTACGAAGCCGCTCCAGAGCGCCCACTCGGCCTCGTCGATCTCGGACACCTCAGACATGCTCTCGAGACTACCCGACGGTTGGTTGACACGTCAGCTTTCACATCGGCGATCAGCGCGGGTCAGTCGACGAGGAACTCCGCGATCGTGAGCGCCATGCGCCGCGGCTCCCAGGTGTGATCGGATGCCGGGATGACGCGCTTCTCGGCGTTCGGCAGCGCCGCGACCATCGAGTCGGCCGCCGGCCCCATGAAGTCGAGGGTCTCCTCACCGACGAGCGCGAGGGTCGGCTGCGTGATGTCGCGCCAGAGCTCGGCGCGCGGCGCGCTCTGCGTCCACTCGAGCGCCTCGGAGTCTGGCTCGAGGCTCGGGCCAAGCGCAGTCATGATCGGCCAGCCGGGGCTCGCCTTCGCACCATCGAGCCATTCGCGCGGCATGTCCTTCATGAAGTACTCGATCGTGGCGTCGCCGTCGCCGGCGGCGATGCGCTCGCGCAAGCCCGCGAGGAACTCGGCGCCCTGCGAGCCGAGCTCCTCGTCGAGCGGTACCTCCCAGAGGACGAGCTTCGAGATCGGGAGCCCGGATGCCGCAGCCGCGAGCGAGATCGCACCGCCCGACGAGCTGCCGAACAGGGCGACCGCGTCGTCGGCTCCCTCGGTCACCGCGGCGATGATCGCGCGCAGGTCGTCGAGCGTCTGCGCGAGCGTGATCGGGCCATCCGCCGGGCTCTCGCCGCGCCCGCGCCGGTCGTAGTTGACGACCGTGAAGCCATGCGACGCAAGCATCGTCGCCATCTCGGCCGTCGTGGGATCGAACGCGCGGAACTGCATCGCCCCGTGGACGATGATCACGGGCGGCCCGGAGCCCTCCTCTTCATAGGCGATGCGGGTGCCGTCGGCGGATGTCGCGTACAGGGTCATCGTCGAGTCCTTCCTCCTGCTCGGGGTCAGGCTACCCAGCCCGTCCGACGTCCGCATCGGACGGTGGCCGTGTGGCGTGGCCGGGGGACTCGATACGCCCGCTTCGCGGGCTACTCGACCGCCGGCGCGACGCCGGCAGGAATGTCAGTGGGTGGTGGCATCGTTGGAGTCACAACACCATATGTAGGGGTCGGCGGGTCGAGCAGGCCCAAGGGATCGTGGCAGGCAACACGCCGCGACACGCCCGGCATCCGTCCACAGGCGAAGAGTTTTCCAGCTCGCCGCATGTGGATAACCTCGGGGCCACCCGCGAGAATCCGCCGATCGTCGCGACATCCGTTGTGCACAGCCGGTGGAGAACCCGGTGGATAACTACACGAATGTAACTACAGCATGTTGTGCCAGTTCTGTTCCGCAGGCACTAGATGTAGTATTAGAAGTCCAGTGAGGTACTGGGGGCGAGCTCCCTCGGGAGCCCGGAGAACGAGGGGAAGACAATGACGGTTACGGTTTACACGAAGCCTTCGTGCGTGCAGTGCAACGCCACGTATCGTGCCCTCGACAGCAAGGGCATCGAGTACGAAGTGCTCGACCTCTCTGTCGATGAGAACGCCCTCGCGCAGGTCAAAGAGCTCGGTTACCTGCAGGCGCCGGTCGTCATCACCGACGAAGGCCACTGGTCCGGTTTCCGCCCCGACAAGATCGACGAACTCGCCTCACGCCTCGCATAGCGGCCCTCCGGCCGCTCGGGGGAGCAGCCGGAAGAGAACGCAACGCGAAGGATGAACCATGACGAACCTGGTCTACTTCTCGAGCGTTTCGGGCAACACGCAACGATTCATCGCGAAGCTCGGTCGCGCAGCGACCCGCATCCCGTTGTACGCGCGTGACGAAGCGCTCACGGTCGACGAACCGTATGTGCTCGTCGTTCCCACCTACGGTGGCGGCGACGGGCACGGCGCCGTGCCCAAGCAGGTCATCCGCTTCCTCAACGACCCGCACAACCGTGCCCTCATCCGCGGCGTGATCAGCGCCGGCAACACCAACTTCGGTACGGCCTTCGGCCTCGCCGGCGACGTCATCGCCGCGAAGTGCCACGTGCCACACCTCTACCGCTTCGAAGTATTCGGAACCCCTGACGACGTTCGCGCCGTCAACGATGGATTGGACGCATTTTGGCGAACTCAGCAATTGCAGACGGTGTCTCAGTGATCGAGGCACCTCGCACGGCGATGGATTACCACTCGCTCAACGCGATGCTCAACCTCTACGGTCCGAACGGCGAGATCCAGTTCGAGAAAGACCGTGAAGCGGCGCGCGAGTACTTCCTGCAGCACGTCAACCAGAACACCGTCTTCTTCCACTCGCTGAAAGAGCGCCTCGACTACCTCGTCGAGAAGGAGTACTACGAGCAGGCCGTGCTCGACCAGTACTCGTTCGAGTTCATCCAGAAGCTCAACGACCTCGCCTACTCGAAGAAGTTCCGCTTCGAGACCTTCCTCGGCGCGTTCAAGTACTACACGAGCTACACGCTCAAGACGTTCGACGGCAAGCGCTACCTCGAGCGCTTCGAAGACCGCGTCGTCATGACCGCGCTCGGCCTCGCGCAGGGCGACGAGCAGCTCGCCGTCGACCTCGTCGAAGAGATCATCGGCGGCCGCTTCCAGCCGGCCACCCCCACGTTCCTCAACACGGGCAAGGCGCAGCGCGGCGAGCTCGTCTCGTGCTTCCTGCTCCGCATCGAAGACAACATGGAGTCGATCGCCCGCGGCATCAACTCGGCGCTCCAGCTCTCGAAGCGCGGTGGCGGTGTGGCACTGTCGCTCAGCAACATCCGTGAAGCCGGTGCGCCCATCAAGCAGATCGAGAACCAGTCCTCGGGCATCATCCCCGTCATGAAGCTCCTCGAAGACAGCTTCAGCTACGCCAACCAGCTCGGCGCACGCCAGGGCGCCGGCGCCGTGTACCTCAGCGCGCACCACCCCGACATCCTGCGCTTCCTCGACACCAAGCGTGAGAACGCCGACGAGAAGATCCGCATCAAGACGCTGAGCCTCGGCGTGGTCGTGCCCGACATCACGTTCGAGCTCGCGAAGAACAACGAAGACATGTACCTCTTCTCGCCGTACGACGTCGAGAAGGTCTACGGCAAGCCGTTCGGCGATGTGCCGATCAGCGAGAACTACCGCGCCATGGTCGACGACGGCCGCATCAAGAAGACGAAGATCAACGCGCGCGAGTTCTTCCAGACCCTCGCCGAGATCCAGTTCGAGAGCGGATACCCCTACATCGTGTTCGAAGACACGGTGAACAAGGCCAACCCCATCAAGGGCCGCATCAACATGTCGAACCTGTGCTCCGAGATCCTGCAGGTGAACACGCCGACCACGTACAACGAAGACCTCTCGTACAACGTCATCGGCAAAGACATCAGCTGCAACCTCGGTTCGCTGAACATCGCCCTCACCATGGACTCGCCCGACTTCGGCAAGACCGTCGAGACCGCCATCCGCGGACTCACCTCGGTGTCGAACCAGAGCCACATCACGTCGGTGCGCTCGATCGAAGACGGCAACGACAAGTCGCACGCCATCGGCCTCGGCCAGATGAACCTGCACGGCTACCTCGCCCGCGAGCGCATCTTCTACGGCAGCGAAGAGGGCATCGACTTCACGAACATCTACTTCTACACGGTGCTGTTCCACGCGCTGCGGGCGTCGAACCGCATCTCGATCGAGCGCGGCGAGACCTTCGACGGCTTCGCCGACTCCAAGTACGCGTCGGGTGAGTTCTTCGACAAGTACACGGATGCCGCGTGGGTGCCCGAAACCTCGAAGGTCGCCGGGCTGTTCGAGGCATCCGGTGTCCACATCCCGACGCAGCAGGACTGGCGCGAGCTCAAGGCCTCGGTGCAGGAGCACGGCATCTACAACCAGAACCTGCAGGCCGTGCCGCCCACCGGGTCGATCTCGTACATCAACAACTCGACGGCGTCGATCCACCCGATCGCGTCGAAGATCGAGATCCGCAAGGAAGGCAAGATCGGCCGCGTCTACTACCCGGCGGCGTTCATGACGAACGACAACCTCGAGTACTACCAAGACGCCTACGAGATCGGCTACGAGAAGGTCATCGACACCTACGCCGCGGCGACGCAGCACGTCGACCAGGGCCTCTCGCTCACGCTGTTCTTCAAAGACACGGCGACGACGCGCGACATCAACCGCGCGCAGATCTACGCGTGGAAGAAGGGCATCAAGACCATCTACTACATCCGCCTGCGGCAGATGGCGCTTGAAGGCACGGAGCTGGAGATGTGCGTCTCGTGCATGTTGTAGTGAGTAATCCTCAGGCTTCCAAACTGATTACATCAACTCGAGACATCCGTCAGAAGGATTGAAATGACTCTCACAGACCCGGTCAACTCGGCACAGAATGACCCGGCACACGTCGGCGGCAAGCTCAAGCTCGTATCCCACGTCAACGCGATCAACTGGAACAAGATCCAAGACGAGAAAGACGTCGACGTCTGGAACCGGCTCGTCAACAACTTCTGGCTGCCCGAGAAGGTGCCGCTGTCGAACGACGTGCAGTCGTGGAACACGCTCACGCCCGAAGAGCAGACGCTGACGATGCGCGTGTTCACCGGGCTGACGCTGCTCGACACGATCCAGGGCACGGTCGGCGCGGTCTCGCTCATCCCTGACGCGATCACCCCGCACGAAGAGGCGGTGTACACGAACATCGCGTTCATGGAGTCGGTGCACGCGAAGAGCTACTCGTCGATCTTCTCGACGCTGTGCTCGACGAAGGACATCGACGACGCCTTCCGCTGGTCGGTCGAGAACGAGAACCTGCAGAAGAAGGCTGCGATCGTCATGGAGTACTACCGTGGCGACGAGCCCCTGAAGCGCAAGGTCGCCTCGACGCTGCTCGAGAGCTTCCTGTTCTACTCGGGCTTCTACCTGCCCATGTACTGGTCGTCGCGGGCGAAGCTCACCAACACGGCTGACCTCATTCGCCTCATCATCCGCGACGAGGCCGTGCACGGCTACTACATCGGCTACAAGTTCCAGAAGGGACTCGAGCGGGTCGACCAGGCCAAGCGCGATGAGCTGAAGGACTACACGTTCTCGCTGCTCTACGAGCTCTACGACAACGAGGTGCAGTACACGCAAGACCTCTACGACGGCGTCGGCCTGACCGAAGACGTCAAGAAGTTCCTGCACTACAACGCCAACAAGGCCCTCATGAACCTCGGCTACGAGTCGATGTTCCCCTCGTCGGTCACCGACGTGAACCCGGCAATCCTCTCGGCACTCTCCCCGAACGCCGACGAGAACCACGACTTCTTCTCGGGGTCTGGGTCGTCGTACGTGATCGGCAAGGCCGTGGTCACTGAGGATGAGGACTGGGACTTCTAGGCGAGACATCGCGGTAGTTGGTCTAACGAGGCGTCCGAACTCCCGGCAGCATCACGTTGGCGTTCTGGGCCTGCTGCTGCTGGGAGTCGGCCTCGGAGATCGCAGTGGATGAGCGCGTTGCGCTTGTAGCGTTTGAGGCGGCTTCACCGGGCACTTTCGCGGGCGGGTGCTACGAGAATGGCCAGCCCGCGAGATGCACGCTGCGACCCGTACAGCGCTGCGTTCACCGGCTGGCCGCCGCGGGACCGGCTAGTGCGACATCGCGAACCGAGCTCCCGGACCGTCGCTAGGATCGCCGGATGCGCTTGTACATTCCCGGAGCGGGACGGACGGGTCACCAGGCGTGGCCTTTCGCCGAGGAACGGGACGCGGTGTTCGCGTCCTTCGAGCCCGGCGCGTCGGTCCATGCGAAGGTGGAGGAACTCGCTCGAGTGGCGCCTGCGGAGCCCGTCACGGTGGTCGCACACTCGCTCGGAGCGATATCCGCGGTCCTTGCCGCGGCAACAGGAGACATCCGAGTCCGTGATCTCGTCCTCGTTGAACCCGCGTTGTATGACCTCGCCCGAGGCCACGATGCCGTCGAACGTCACATCGAGGTGATGTCTCGCGCTCGGGAGCTCGCCCGAGCCGGGGACCTGGCGGGCTATTGGGACATTGTGCGTCCGCTCATGTTCGGCGGGCCAGCAGATCCGGCGAACTGGCCCGCCGAGCGCCCACGCGCCGCGTTCTTCGCAGCGCTGGAAGCTCCCTGGGGCCACCGGATCCCGACCGACGTCTTTTCCACCGTCCCAACGCTTGTGGTCACGGGCGCGTGGAACGCGGAGTATGAAGCCATCGCCGACGAGCTTCGCGCACACGGCGCAATCCACGCGAAGCTCAGCGGAACCCGGCACAGACCGCAGGATCACGAAGACTTTGAGACAGTCGTCCGCGAGTTTCAGACCCGCGATAGCCAAACGCCCGGTCACGGACTCTCCATTCACCTGCGGTGGTGCCCCTCGTGGGCGGCCAATAGAGTGGCAGGATCCGAGCGACCTTCAAAGGAACGTGGTCATGCAGTCATACGCGAACGTGTTGCACACCTACATGGAAGCGCTCGGCCGTAGCGACTACGCGACCATCGTGGGCTTGTTCGCGCCCGAGGGGACCGTGCGGTCCCCCTTCTTAGGTGAAATGCCTGCCGAGCCCTTCTTTGACCGGCTCGGCCAGGCGTCGGAAACGAACGTCATCACACCCATCGACGTTTTTCTCAGCGAAGGCGATATGAGGCGCGCCGTCGCGTACTTCCAGTACGACTGGACGGTCAGAGACGGATCTCTGATCACCTTCAAGGTGATGGACTTGTTCTCATTCGCACCAGATGGCGGCGACAAGGTCACCTACCTCGACCTCATCTACGACACCCACCCGATCCGCGAGACTCACGGGAACAAGTACGAACCGCCTCTCTGAACGATCCGCCTACGGGACGCACACCGGGGCAACCGCGAACGGTAGTCGTCGGCAATCGGCTGGGAACAGATCAGCGTTTGCAAGAGGACGTTTGTGTCGAGGTCGGGGTGGACCCCGGTGACCGAGAATCGAAGCATGACGGAACCGGCCGAGTTCATCGACCGCATCCTCCAGGCCGAGGGCACTGAGGTGCGGGCGGATGCGGACGCTGACCGGATCGGGGTCGGCCTGAAGTTTTACGGCGCCTCGGTCGGCGCGGTGCGCGGCGCGGTTCGTGACGCAGATCGACGGTATCCCGGGATGTCACACGACGAGGTCACGGCGCTCGCGTCGGAGTTGTGGTCGCAGCCGGTGTACGAGCGCCGGCTCGCGGCGATAATCCTCCTGCAGCGCTTTCTGGCGGTGCTACAAGGGAGCGACCTCACCCGGGTCGAGCAGTTCCTTCGCGACGCGCGTGTCCTTGAGCTCGTCGACCCACTCGCCATCGACGTCGTCAGTCCGCTGCTCGATCGGTTGGAGGAACCGGACGCGACGCGCGCACGACGGATCATCGATCGTTGGTCGGAGTCCGAAGACTGGAACCTGCGCCGTGCCGCCGGTTTGCTCTGAGCGTGAATGAAGGCGAAGCTGCCCAGATGACCACCGACATCGAGCTGGCGCGGATCGCGGCCGGCGCCGTCACGCTGCACGACGCGCGCCGCAAGGTGCGGTGGAGCGTCGACCTCGAGCCGTTCGAGATCGGGGTGTACGCGGTGACGCAGGAGCAGCTGGCCGAGATGATCGGGGAGACGGCGTCGCATCCCCGCCGGCCCGCCACGGGTGTCAGTTGGCTGCGTGCGATCCGGTTCTGCAACGCGGCATCCGAGTGGGAGGGACTCGACCCCGTCTACACCTTCGATGGCGAAGACGTCACGTGGCACGTCGACGCCGACGGGTACCGCCTGCCGACCGAGGCGGAGTGGGAGTTCGCGTGCCGGGCGGGATCGACGCGCCCGCACTACGGCCCGCTCGACGAGGTCGCCTGGACGAGCGCCGACGGCGTGACCGCACCGCAAGACGTCGGCGGGAAGCATCCGAATCTCAATGGGCTCTTCGACACCCTCGGCAACGTGTGGGAGTGGTGCTGGGACCTGCTCGATCCCGCCCGCTACGACGCCTATCGTGTGTTCCGCGGCGGCGGGTTCGCCGATGACGCCTGGAGCGTCAGGGCGTCGACCCGGCGGGGCGGCGCTCCACGGATGCACCACCAAGACGTCGGGTTCCGCGTCGCGCGCGGTGGCTTCGATGCGACGGATGCCGCGCAGGGATGGTCGGCGGAGGCCGACCGGGAACGGGCCGCAATCGAGGGCCCGCTGCCGTCGGGGTGGACGCCGCGCCGCACGTGAAGTGACGCGATCTCGTCTCGCGCGGTCTCCACGGCGTATCCGCGCCGGTGGCACCGCCGGGACGAAGAAGCTCGGACCGTGCGAGGGGTTGGGCCGACAACGCGTGAGTATGCTCGTGAAATG
The Agromyces albus DNA segment above includes these coding regions:
- a CDS encoding HhH-GPD-type base excision DNA repair protein, whose product is MALNITGDTAADELLGNDAFALLTGMLLDQQVPMESAFAGPEKIRQRIGTIDPAAIADYDPDAFVDVFKQTPAVHRFPGSMAGRVQALAAAVRDDWGDDASAIWTQGDPDGAEVLRRLKALPGFGEQKAKIFLALLGKQLGLKASGWREAAGHYGEDGVYRSVADIVDPESLVKVRATKQAAKAAAKDAKS
- a CDS encoding MarR family winged helix-turn-helix transcriptional regulator, coding for MSEVSEIDEAEWALWSGFVAMHNHLARELDRRLQRDAGISQGDYGVLLTLFKAPEHQLRPSALGEKIGWEKSRVSHQLTRMATRGLVERVEHDTDARGTLVVLTKAGRLALLKAMRDHAMAIRSLFLDQLEPHEKRALADVSSRVLGRLAPPVVE
- a CDS encoding alpha/beta fold hydrolase, with amino-acid sequence MTLYATSADGTRIAYEEEGSGPPVIIVHGAMQFRAFDPTTAEMATMLASHGFTVVNYDRRGRGESPADGPITLAQTLDDLRAIIAAVTEGADDAVALFGSSSGGAISLAAAASGLPISKLVLWEVPLDEELGSQGAEFLAGLRERIAAGDGDATIEYFMKDMPREWLDGAKASPGWPIMTALGPSLEPDSEALEWTQSAPRAELWRDITQPTLALVGEETLDFMGPAADSMVAALPNAEKRVIPASDHTWEPRRMALTIAEFLVD
- the nrdH gene encoding glutaredoxin-like protein NrdH, yielding MTVTVYTKPSCVQCNATYRALDSKGIEYEVLDLSVDENALAQVKELGYLQAPVVITDEGHWSGFRPDKIDELASRLA
- the nrdI gene encoding class Ib ribonucleoside-diphosphate reductase assembly flavoprotein NrdI; this encodes MTNLVYFSSVSGNTQRFIAKLGRAATRIPLYARDEALTVDEPYVLVVPTYGGGDGHGAVPKQVIRFLNDPHNRALIRGVISAGNTNFGTAFGLAGDVIAAKCHVPHLYRFEVFGTPDDVRAVNDGLDAFWRTQQLQTVSQ
- the nrdE gene encoding class 1b ribonucleoside-diphosphate reductase subunit alpha; protein product: MDYHSLNAMLNLYGPNGEIQFEKDREAAREYFLQHVNQNTVFFHSLKERLDYLVEKEYYEQAVLDQYSFEFIQKLNDLAYSKKFRFETFLGAFKYYTSYTLKTFDGKRYLERFEDRVVMTALGLAQGDEQLAVDLVEEIIGGRFQPATPTFLNTGKAQRGELVSCFLLRIEDNMESIARGINSALQLSKRGGGVALSLSNIREAGAPIKQIENQSSGIIPVMKLLEDSFSYANQLGARQGAGAVYLSAHHPDILRFLDTKRENADEKIRIKTLSLGVVVPDITFELAKNNEDMYLFSPYDVEKVYGKPFGDVPISENYRAMVDDGRIKKTKINAREFFQTLAEIQFESGYPYIVFEDTVNKANPIKGRINMSNLCSEILQVNTPTTYNEDLSYNVIGKDISCNLGSLNIALTMDSPDFGKTVETAIRGLTSVSNQSHITSVRSIEDGNDKSHAIGLGQMNLHGYLARERIFYGSEEGIDFTNIYFYTVLFHALRASNRISIERGETFDGFADSKYASGEFFDKYTDAAWVPETSKVAGLFEASGVHIPTQQDWRELKASVQEHGIYNQNLQAVPPTGSISYINNSTASIHPIASKIEIRKEGKIGRVYYPAAFMTNDNLEYYQDAYEIGYEKVIDTYAAATQHVDQGLSLTLFFKDTATTRDINRAQIYAWKKGIKTIYYIRLRQMALEGTELEMCVSCML
- the nrdF gene encoding class 1b ribonucleoside-diphosphate reductase subunit beta, producing MTLTDPVNSAQNDPAHVGGKLKLVSHVNAINWNKIQDEKDVDVWNRLVNNFWLPEKVPLSNDVQSWNTLTPEEQTLTMRVFTGLTLLDTIQGTVGAVSLIPDAITPHEEAVYTNIAFMESVHAKSYSSIFSTLCSTKDIDDAFRWSVENENLQKKAAIVMEYYRGDEPLKRKVASTLLESFLFYSGFYLPMYWSSRAKLTNTADLIRLIIRDEAVHGYYIGYKFQKGLERVDQAKRDELKDYTFSLLYELYDNEVQYTQDLYDGVGLTEDVKKFLHYNANKALMNLGYESMFPSSVTDVNPAILSALSPNADENHDFFSGSGSSYVIGKAVVTEDEDWDF
- a CDS encoding nuclear transport factor 2 family protein, with amino-acid sequence MQSYANVLHTYMEALGRSDYATIVGLFAPEGTVRSPFLGEMPAEPFFDRLGQASETNVITPIDVFLSEGDMRRAVAYFQYDWTVRDGSLITFKVMDLFSFAPDGGDKVTYLDLIYDTHPIRETHGNKYEPPL
- a CDS encoding DNA alkylation repair protein, with protein sequence MTEPAEFIDRILQAEGTEVRADADADRIGVGLKFYGASVGAVRGAVRDADRRYPGMSHDEVTALASELWSQPVYERRLAAIILLQRFLAVLQGSDLTRVEQFLRDARVLELVDPLAIDVVSPLLDRLEEPDATRARRIIDRWSESEDWNLRRAAGLL
- a CDS encoding formylglycine-generating enzyme family protein, with the protein product MTTDIELARIAAGAVTLHDARRKVRWSVDLEPFEIGVYAVTQEQLAEMIGETASHPRRPATGVSWLRAIRFCNAASEWEGLDPVYTFDGEDVTWHVDADGYRLPTEAEWEFACRAGSTRPHYGPLDEVAWTSADGVTAPQDVGGKHPNLNGLFDTLGNVWEWCWDLLDPARYDAYRVFRGGGFADDAWSVRASTRRGGAPRMHHQDVGFRVARGGFDATDAAQGWSAEADRERAAIEGPLPSGWTPRRT